Genomic segment of Aquarana catesbeiana isolate 2022-GZ linkage group LG02, ASM4218655v1, whole genome shotgun sequence:
AAGGGTCTCTTTAGGGTTATTGCActttttactaaatataaaagtttacATATCTACTCTATTAATAGCCATGTTTATATAAAcaatttgttttacaaaaaattgtGTGTTGTTAGCTTTGCAAAACTGTCTGTTTTAATAGTATGACGTAGATAAAGATCAGATCGCATTTTAGACCAATTAAGCCAAAATCCTGAAACCTTCTGAAGATTTCCAAGCTTTTCAGTAATACATTTTGTGTGCTTTGTTGTAGGTGATTAAAGATGGATTACATCACTAACCCTGGAACTTTGTCACTGGCAGCGGGAATAGCCTGTGGTGTTTTACTAGGTTGGAGCCTGCGTGGTCGAATTGGGCATCCAAAGAATGTAACAAAATTATCAGGAAGTGATGCAGGAAGTGAAGCAAGTGTAATGGGAGAAAGCGGAGCGTTCAAGATGGTACTAGTTGTCCGAAATGATTTGAAAATGGGAAAGGGAAAAGTTTCTGCACAGTGCTCACATGCTGCGGTATCCGCTTACAAGCAGCTCCTTAAGAGAAATCCTGAATTACTTAAGCAATGGGAGTATTGTGGGCAACCCAAGGTGGTACTgaaagctccagatgaagaaactTTGGTTGAGCTTCTCACCCAGGCAAAACAGCTGGGACTGGCTGTCAGTCTGATTCAGGATGCAGGCCGCACACAAATAGCACCAGGATCTAGAACTGTCCTTGGCGTGGGACCTGGTCCTAGTGATTTAGTTGATAAAGTGACTGGACATTTAAAGCTCTATTGAGGTTTCTGTCACTTAATAAAATAGTAAATGACGACCAAATTCATCTTATTTTACCCTTCTGTTTAGTGTTTTCTAATACATAAAGATGATAAACTTTACATATTTTGACACTGTAATTTTTACAAAGTCACTTTATAATTAAAAAGGGTTGTGAGACCCACAGCCCATACTTTTGTCTTTTTGACACAAGCATGTCAAGTATGATATTGAGCTTTTAGATTGGAGAAAAATGAGAAAAGTTGCATTTGTATGGGTTACTGCAGTTTGCACAATGGTTGAAGattgggttgcaccgataccgaatatttgcctgagtacttgtagtACCACCTATCAGagccagcttatcagtgcccataagtgccacctattagagccagcatatcagtgcccataagtgccagcatatcagtgccagccatcagctcccataagtgccacctatcagagccagcatatcggtgccacctatgagtgcccatcagtgctactgtcacatgacattaaaaaagtaaCCGGTATCAGtaccagaaatggaacttctgcttatccggttcctccccccctccggtgtcaccttttggcacctttcagggggagatcagatacctgtctaatccaagtatttgctcccacttccagagaAAGAGCGCCACAGCGAACTACATCATGTttggcccctcttccttccccccgctgtcttctgggagatacacaggtcccagaagacagcagggaccatacAGAACGTGCAGCGagattcgcgcatgtgcagtaggaaacaggct
This window contains:
- the PTRH2 gene encoding peptidyl-tRNA hydrolase 2, mitochondrial yields the protein MDYITNPGTLSLAAGIACGVLLGWSLRGRIGHPKNVTKLSGSDAGSEASVMGESGAFKMVLVVRNDLKMGKGKVSAQCSHAAVSAYKQLLKRNPELLKQWEYCGQPKVVLKAPDEETLVELLTQAKQLGLAVSLIQDAGRTQIAPGSRTVLGVGPGPSDLVDKVTGHLKLY